One segment of Ascidiaceihabitans donghaensis DNA contains the following:
- a CDS encoding alpha/beta fold hydrolase: MKRIIRIALGAVVALVGCGVFFWVVLPQRTASVLIQLNNMSAGLADKTLATEIGDIHYLEGGQGQTIVLVHGIYARKEHWVDLARHLVDDYHVIALDLPGFGDNAALADGEYLLDRQSDNLSRFFDGLGLVDAHVAANSMGAYASVLLAQNRPDIFSSLAFVGSPLGVPTPIPSDMDKALAQGEIPLLVQSEDDFHQRNAWLSPQMPYLPGPILNSWMQSEVARGDQNARVWDIVHNQSDVPTVLDIAPDLAMDTLVIWCNPDRIFHISGAQVLDAALQASTLVTLEGCGHLPMLDQTEKVATAYLDFLQSVTPHGLSK, translated from the coding sequence ATGAAGCGTATCATACGCATCGCGCTGGGTGCGGTTGTTGCACTTGTAGGCTGTGGTGTCTTCTTTTGGGTGGTTCTACCGCAGCGGACGGCATCTGTGCTGATCCAGTTGAACAACATGTCTGCGGGGCTGGCCGACAAAACGCTGGCAACGGAAATAGGCGACATCCACTATCTGGAAGGCGGTCAGGGGCAAACGATTGTCTTGGTCCACGGTATCTATGCCCGCAAAGAGCATTGGGTCGATCTTGCCCGCCATCTGGTCGACGATTATCACGTCATTGCGCTTGATCTTCCGGGGTTCGGCGACAATGCGGCTTTGGCGGACGGTGAGTATCTGCTGGATCGACAAAGCGACAACCTGTCCCGGTTCTTTGATGGTCTGGGTTTGGTGGACGCGCATGTGGCCGCAAATTCGATGGGGGCCTATGCGTCGGTCCTGCTGGCACAAAACAGGCCGGATATTTTTTCCAGCCTTGCTTTTGTCGGCAGTCCCCTTGGGGTTCCAACCCCCATCCCTAGCGATATGGACAAGGCGTTGGCACAAGGCGAAATACCGTTGCTTGTGCAATCCGAAGACGATTTTCACCAGCGCAACGCATGGCTTTCCCCCCAAATGCCCTATTTGCCGGGGCCGATTTTAAACAGCTGGATGCAAAGCGAAGTGGCGCGTGGGGACCAAAATGCCCGCGTGTGGGACATCGTTCACAATCAATCCGATGTGCCAACCGTTCTGGATATTGCACCCGATTTGGCGATGGATACGTTGGTAATCTGGTGTAACCCGGACAGGATTTTTCACATCAGCGGGGCGCAGGTCTTGGATGCTGCATTGCAGGCCAGCACCTTGGTGACATTGGAAGGATGCGGGCATCTTCC
- a CDS encoding helix-turn-helix domain-containing protein, giving the protein MPFTTHSFHNHLFAFDEGGLGMHENLMPCVIVGKQHPVIVSNDTQQIEAEIVCITPGLAHRVAVRRGGADIIYLDGVDLAQSKAPFCPLSSDWCALPAAFEQHDHHSVSEFRALLDASSGPRDQSVMQIVSRLYDDPFTRLSQMDLAQALNLERSQALRHFKATTGQTFRKFKIWAGIVAATRMAMGGTQIGHAGVEAGFSDAAHLTRTASSVFGTTPTKGLSGLIGMQTLIGTGSCGAHRACPEYR; this is encoded by the coding sequence ATGCCTTTCACAACCCACAGTTTTCACAATCATCTGTTTGCCTTTGACGAAGGCGGCCTTGGGATGCATGAAAATCTGATGCCATGCGTTATCGTCGGAAAACAGCATCCGGTGATTGTGTCGAATGACACGCAGCAAATCGAAGCAGAAATTGTGTGCATAACGCCTGGTCTTGCCCACCGTGTGGCTGTCCGAAGGGGCGGTGCGGATATCATCTATCTGGATGGTGTCGATCTGGCACAATCCAAGGCACCATTCTGTCCATTGTCTTCGGATTGGTGCGCCCTGCCCGCAGCCTTCGAACAGCACGACCATCACAGCGTGTCAGAATTTCGGGCACTGTTGGATGCAAGTTCGGGGCCGCGTGACCAAAGTGTCATGCAGATTGTCAGCCGTCTGTATGACGACCCGTTTACGCGACTGTCACAAATGGACCTTGCGCAGGCGCTGAACCTTGAGCGATCACAAGCGTTGCGACACTTTAAGGCCACAACCGGTCAGACATTTCGGAAGTTCAAAATCTGGGCTGGAATTGTCGCGGCCACACGCATGGCCATGGGCGGCACCCAAATCGGGCATGCAGGCGTTGAGGCAGGCTTTTCTGACGCAGCGCATCTGACACGAACAGCCAGCAGTGTTTTTGGGACAACACCGACAAAAGGGCTATCTGGTTTGATCGGCATGCAAACTTTGATTGGGACAGGTTCCTGTGGTGCGCATCGTGCCTGCCCCGAATACAGGTGA